A single Rhopalosiphum padi isolate XX-2018 chromosome 4, ASM2088224v1, whole genome shotgun sequence DNA region contains:
- the LOC132930131 gene encoding protein Red has translation MPETEVQDGSQTQRLTNADFRRLLMTPRLSHPSATPSLANTSETPSSKTPSSSKFEAGGSNDKAELRRKKKIFYAKLKKQEENKMAELAEKYRDRAKERRVGANPDYQSQDPVAVASGYRAVAPDMKSGLDAAERRRQMIQESKFLGGDMEHTHLVKGLDYALLQKVKSEITAKETEQETEMEQLATTKPVKEKAKEEDEMQFKTRLGRNVYRVALSENEMFRNPSFAPGRMAYIIDLTEDITDTDIPTTLIRSKSDVPSMDDRPTLTTNDIVINKLAQILSYLRTGPKHLKKSKKRDKQVFDDNIYPELPDYEPSTQKRSEENTKKQSNYFKHSKDEEKEVETEHHKRDEMGWEALSKTKFQRKNQMGLLSRLAAEPTGYAECYPGLDEMHDAIEDSDDEADYTKMDLGNKKGPVGRWDFDTPEEYGTYMSNKEALPKAAFQYGVKMTDGRRTRKHNKEKNEKAELDREWNKIQNIIQKRKIPAGKDEGSSFKVPKY, from the exons ATGCCAGAAACGGAAGTTCAAGACGGGAGTCAGACCCAGCGGCTGACCAATGCAGATTTTAGACGATTACTTATGACCCCTAGGTTAAGTCATCCATCGGCCACTCCATCACTTGCCAATACAAGCGAAACGCCATCTTCCAAAACACCATCTTCATCAAAATTCGAAGCTGGTGGTTCAAATGATAAAGCAGAACTTAGacgtaaaaaaaagatattctATGCTAAGCTCAAAAAACAGGAAGAAAATAAAATGGCTGAGCTTGCCGAGAAGTATCGTGACAGAGCCAAAGAACGCCGGGTTGGTGCTAATCCAGATTATCAGTCTCAGGATCCCGTTGCTGTTGCCAGTGGTTATAGAGCTGTAGCCCCAGATATGAAATCTGGTTTGGATGCTGCCGAACGTAGGCGTCAAATGATTCAGGAATCTAAGTTTTTGGGAGGAGATATGGAGCACACTCACTTGGTCAAAGGTTTAGATTACGCTCtgttacaaaaagtcaaaaGTGAAATTACTGCAAAAGAAACCGAACAGGAAACTGAAATGGAACAGCTTGCTACTACTAAGCCGGTAAAAGAAAAAGCAAAAGAAGAAGATGAAATGCAATTTAAAACGAGACTTGGAAGAAATGTCTATAG agttgcATTATCTGAAAATGAGATGTTTCGTAATCCATCATTTGCTCCTGGACGTATGGCTTACATAATTGATTTAACTGAAGATATTACAGATACTGATATTCCAACAACACTAATTCGCAGTAAATCTGATGTACCTAGCATGGATGACAGACCCACATTGACCAcaaatgatattgttattaataaattagcaCAGATCCTTTCTTATTTACGAACTGGACCAAAACACTTAAAGAAATCAAAAAAGCGTGATAAACAAGTTTTTGATGATAACATATACCCTGAATTACCAGATTATGAACCATCTACTCAAAAACGTTCTGAAGAGAACACTAAAAAACAATCTAATTACTTTAAACATTCCAAAGATGAAGAAAAAGAAGTAGAAACTGAGCATCATAAAAGAGATGAGATGGGatgg GAGGCATTGAGTAAAACCAAATTTCAACGCAAAAACCAAATGGGCTTATTATCTCGATTGGCAGCTGAACCTACTGGTTACGCAGAATGTTATCCAGGACTGGATGAAATGCATGATGCAATTGAAGATTCAGATGATGAGGCTGATTATACAAAAATGGACCTGGGTAACAAGAAAGGACCAGTTGGTCGTTGGGATTTTGATACACCTGAAGAGTATGGTACATATATGAGTAACAAAGAAGCATTGCCAAAAGCAGCTTTCCAGTATGGTGTTAAAATGACAGACGGACGTCGTACacgtaaacataataaagaaAAGAATGAAAAAGCTGAACTTGATCGTGAATGGAACaagattcaaaatataattcaaaaacgtaAAATACCAGCCGGTAAAGATGAAGGATCATCATTTAAAGTACCTaagtattag
- the LOC132930130 gene encoding GPI transamidase component PIG-S has product MDTLVGDKQSTDTVETLKNDVSNDEIWEIIDKEDDEDLRNLSAAVYAFILLVIGIPLWWRMTEVQRHSLPYAQISQLGTMDVVIATDIFIYTKNPYVTKNIIKNINTRFNSTMFSINAQPSTLINSDQTLNELEMVITPLGSLQLIETNSVDDIIVGIGRNIYFPPNTDITLLMDSLIRLLQTDALSDSMISMLNPGNHSDDQQVVTERQRRVRPSSDYNVLLTVVNPEPEKLHVAWKPEIPLKRYLHPLLDQLKLISNFSVQSQWLYLIDLVQKPPKLNTTFVLDKNHAQYIITPLEKKLGSGVSRNPCIHFVVYVTPCSYIPLYFHEDNQLTTAMMSARWGGVQFLNADQISCNESVSFIPDDLSIMTPIITQFHSLIGVPNMSNYMSLMPLKSSTLRKWQLDSMYRLKIIEQYTNTRITLTSLSRLLGEISNIVIIEEVGKAVTESVEAATKVLHCLKRGQLEEALEYSKIAFETSEFAFTHPSLLALLYFPDDQKYAVYIPLFLPVMIPVLMSLKGVKSWIQLKYNI; this is encoded by the exons atGGATACTTTAGTGGGCGACAAACAATCTACCGATACGGTTGAAACATTGAAAAATGATGTCAGCAATGATGAAATTTGGGAAATAATTGACAAAGAAGATGACG AGGACTTGAGGAATTTGTCTGCTGCGGTTTATGCGTTTATACTATTGGTAATTGGAATACCGCTATGGTGGCGAATGACAGAAGTACAACGCCACTCTCTACCATATGCACAGATCTCGCAATTGGGTACCATGGACGTAGTTATTGCTActgacatatttatatataccaaaaatccatatgtaacaaaaaatattattaaaaatattaatactagatTCAACTCaa ctaTGTTCAGCATCAATGCTCAACCTTCCACTCTCATTAATTCAGACCAAACATTGAATGAATTAGAGATGGTTATTACTCCATTAGGATCATTACAACTAATCGAAACCAATAGTGTAGACGATATAATAGTTGGTATTGGCcgcaatatttattttcctcCCAATACAG acattacattattaatggACTCGTTAATAAGACTCTTACAAACAGATGCGTTATCTGATTCCATGATATCAATGTTGAATCCTGGTAATCATTCTGATGACCAACAAGTAGTAACTGAAAGACAGCGTCGAGTAAGACCATCATCGGATTATAATGTACTTCTTACTGTTGTAAATCCGGAACCAGAGAAACTGCATGTGGCTTGGAAGCCAGAAATACCTTTAAAAC gttatcTTCATCCTTTACTAGatcaattaaaactaatttcaaatttttctgtTCAATCTCAATGGCTTTATTTAATCGATTTGGTTCAAAAACCCCCAAAATTGAACACTACATTTGTATTAGACAAGAACCATGCTCAATATATAATTACTcctctagaaaaaaaattag GTTCTGGAGTGTCTCGAAATCCGTGTATACATTTTGTCGTATATGTAACCCCTTGTTcttatatacctttatattttcATGAAGACAATCAGTTAACTACTGCTATGATGTCAGCTCGTTGGGGTGGAGTTCAATTCTTAAACGCCGATCAGATATCATGCAATGAATCAGTAAGCTTCATACCTGATGATCTCAGTATAATGACTCCCATCATCACACAATTCCATTCATTGATTGGTGTACCAAATATGTCCAATTATATGTCATTAATGCCATTAAAGTCATCTACTCTACGTAAATGGCAATTAGATTCAATGTACAgactaaaaattattgaacagtACACTAATACACGTATCACTTTAACTTCATTGTCTCGACTTTTGGGTGAAATTAGTAATATTGTGATAATTGAAGAAGTTGGAAAAGCAGTAACTGAATCTGTAGAAGCAGCTACTAAAGTATTACACTGTTTAAAAAGAGGACAATTGGAAGAAGCTTTGGAATACAGTAAAATAGCATTTGAAACATCAGAGTTTGCATTCACTCACCCATCATTATTGGCTTTGCTCTATTTTCCCGATGATCAAAAATATGCTGTTTATATTCCGTTATTCTTGCCTGTTATGATCCCTGTACTAATGTCTTTGAAAGGAGTTAAAAGTTGGATACAATTgaagtacaatatttaa